In the genome of Myxococcus stipitatus, one region contains:
- a CDS encoding response regulator, with amino-acid sequence MTTLRKVMLVDDEEDIRAIGKLSLGRVGGWETVLAASGSEALTKAAAEQPDLILLDVMMPGMDGPTTFAKLREQPATAATPIIFMTAKVQKQEVARYLELGALGVIGKPFDPMTLPQEIRKLVPG; translated from the coding sequence ATGACGACGCTGCGCAAGGTGATGCTGGTGGACGATGAAGAGGACATTCGCGCCATCGGCAAGCTGAGTCTGGGTCGGGTCGGCGGGTGGGAGACGGTGCTGGCCGCGTCCGGGAGCGAGGCGCTGACCAAGGCGGCCGCGGAGCAGCCCGACCTCATCCTCCTGGACGTGATGATGCCTGGCATGGACGGGCCCACCACCTTCGCGAAGCTGCGCGAGCAGCCCGCCACCGCCGCCACGCCCATCATCTTCATGACGGCGAAGGTGCAGAAACAGGAGGTGGCCCGCTACCTGGAGCTCGGGGCGCTGGGAGTCATTGGCAAGCCGTTCGACCCCATGACGCTGCCCCAGGAGATTCGCAAGCTGGTGCCGGGATGA
- a CDS encoding helix-turn-helix transcriptional regulator, translating to MREPVDHKLAAILGGAARVARLRLGLTQSDVAERVGMAMEVYSRLERGRMLPRTQTLKRLCDVLQVSSDTLLGVGRGGASVTPVTPRKPEREDPLELRRMTRKLRDLQPSQLRAVSRVVNAVVSVMPPAAPARPVRAMKRRKAG from the coding sequence ATGCGTGAGCCCGTTGACCACAAGCTCGCGGCCATCCTGGGTGGTGCCGCGCGTGTTGCTCGCCTGCGTTTGGGCCTGACCCAGAGCGACGTGGCGGAGCGTGTGGGCATGGCCATGGAGGTCTACAGCCGGCTGGAGCGGGGGCGAATGTTGCCTCGTACGCAAACGCTGAAGCGGCTGTGTGACGTGCTCCAGGTGTCCTCGGATACGCTGCTGGGGGTGGGCCGGGGTGGTGCCTCGGTGACGCCCGTCACGCCGCGCAAGCCGGAGCGGGAGGACCCGCTGGAGCTGCGGCGCATGACGCGCAAGCTGCGGGACCTCCAGCCCTCGCAGCTCCGCGCCGTCTCTCGCGTGGTGAACGCCGTCGTCTCGGTCATGCCTCCGGCCGCTCCGGCCCGGCCCGTCCGCGCGATGAAGCGTCGCAAGGCGGGCTAG
- a CDS encoding helix-turn-helix transcriptional regulator has product MNEELASTVGKAAREARSRLGLTQADVAERVGIAMDVYSRMERGRVLPSVTTLRRLCQVLGIDANVLLGLVEPPPREVAPAAVPRGEDPPGLRRLVRVLRALGPGELRSVTQVVQGALGLLRR; this is encoded by the coding sequence ATGAATGAGGAATTGGCCAGCACCGTGGGCAAGGCGGCGCGGGAGGCACGGTCCCGGCTGGGGTTGACCCAGGCGGATGTGGCCGAGCGCGTGGGCATCGCGATGGACGTCTACAGCCGCATGGAGCGGGGCCGGGTGTTGCCCAGCGTCACCACGCTGCGGCGGCTGTGTCAGGTGTTGGGCATCGACGCCAACGTGCTCCTGGGGCTGGTGGAGCCGCCGCCTCGGGAGGTGGCACCCGCGGCGGTGCCTCGGGGGGAGGACCCTCCCGGCCTGCGCCGCCTGGTGCGCGTCCTGCGGGCGCTGGGGCCAGGAGAGCTCCGCTCGGTGACCCAGGTGGTCCAGGGGGCCCTGGGACTGTTGCGCCGCTGA
- a CDS encoding serine/threonine-protein kinase: MNDLDAMHPLLLQPSEELGALRIIRRLATGGYGTIFLAETETRGTVALKFALEGPSENDDGRVDARTRREAGLLLHLAHPNVVGLLGYRRWPDAHHGYLYLIMDYVEGPTLSQWSITPQATPRRATEVFASLALTLDAIHRAGVVHRDLKGSNIIVRASDGQPVLVDFGSGDHACAPALTEDRLPPGTPSYRSPEALRFWLGTRTQGSRYHFVPTDDLYSLGLAFHEVLTGTLPYPTHLPPSALLASIEAAQLRPPSALNPHVPSALDAIVLRLLSRFAAGRHASGAELCEALTAALRQADERWDVPLFPPRPPHEAVTEEDESLFDGDEDGREMRQWMRWPDQPGSVVEQDAGPAVMPSPQPAPVPSHTLTAWMSWLRRRLDVLRAALQGWKKPRE, from the coding sequence ATGAACGACCTTGATGCGATGCACCCTTTGTTGCTCCAGCCCTCGGAGGAGCTGGGCGCGCTGCGCATCATCCGGAGGCTGGCGACCGGCGGTTACGGCACCATCTTCCTGGCGGAGACGGAGACGCGCGGCACGGTGGCGCTGAAGTTCGCGCTGGAGGGCCCGTCCGAGAATGACGATGGCCGGGTGGATGCCCGCACGCGCCGGGAGGCCGGGCTGCTGCTCCACCTGGCCCACCCCAATGTCGTGGGGCTGCTGGGCTACCGCCGCTGGCCCGACGCGCACCACGGCTACCTCTACCTCATCATGGACTACGTGGAGGGCCCCACGCTGTCCCAGTGGTCCATCACGCCGCAGGCCACCCCGCGCCGGGCCACGGAGGTGTTCGCCTCGCTGGCGCTCACCCTGGACGCCATCCACCGCGCGGGCGTGGTCCACCGCGACCTCAAGGGGAGCAACATCATCGTCCGGGCCTCGGACGGGCAGCCGGTGCTGGTGGACTTCGGCTCGGGGGACCATGCGTGCGCGCCGGCCCTCACCGAGGACCGGCTGCCCCCGGGGACCCCCAGCTACCGGAGCCCGGAGGCGCTGCGCTTCTGGCTGGGGACTCGCACGCAGGGCTCGCGCTACCACTTCGTGCCCACCGACGACCTGTACTCGCTGGGGCTCGCCTTCCATGAGGTGCTCACGGGCACCCTCCCCTACCCCACCCACCTGCCGCCCTCGGCGCTCCTGGCCAGCATCGAGGCCGCCCAGCTCAGGCCCCCGTCGGCCCTCAACCCCCACGTCCCTTCCGCGCTGGATGCCATCGTGCTGCGCCTGCTCAGCAGGTTCGCCGCGGGCCGCCACGCCAGCGGGGCGGAGCTGTGCGAGGCGCTCACCGCGGCGCTGCGCCAGGCGGATGAGCGGTGGGACGTCCCCTTGTTCCCGCCCCGCCCGCCCCACGAGGCCGTCACCGAGGAGGACGAGTCCCTCTTCGACGGCGACGAGGACGGGCGCGAGATGCGCCAGTGGATGCGCTGGCCGGACCAGCCCGGCTCGGTGGTGGAGCAGGACGCGGGCCCGGCGGTGATGCCCTCCCCCCAGCCCGCACCGGTGCCATCCCATACCCTGACCGCGTGGATGTCCTGGCTGCGCCGGCGGCTGGACGTGCTGCGCGCCGCGCTCCAGGGCTGGAAGAAGCCCCGCGAGTAG